One window of the Balnearium lithotrophicum genome contains the following:
- a CDS encoding ABC transporter permease, with amino-acid sequence MNPLLKWLALRNLKPKKGYLSFAFLIAVLGVVVGVAALIVVNAVMTGFQDAIKERLLSANADIIVMRRGGAPFVKYRYAERKISEIPHVVGTEPFIYVPVMATTGRADTASSASLRGCVPEKEPKVTSIPKHIVLGDWELFKRNPSGVVIGRQLADTLGVTLGDQIKLISPIGRKTPFGVFPRTATYTVVGIFEVGMYQFDSSLVLAHIETVRRDFGFGDLVTGIMVKVDKLESVKGVEKEIEKTLGKDYVAEDWISLNKSLFSALKLEKLAMFLILTLIVIVASFNISSLLMMNVNNRAREIAILKTVGALNGFILKVFVLQGFFIGLIGTAIGEVLGIGISIFGEKYKLIPLPPDVYYIDHLPFKLHLTDCLVAAAAAILISTVATIYPALRAAKTDPVKVLRMGED; translated from the coding sequence ATGAACCCACTTTTAAAGTGGTTAGCCCTTAGAAACTTAAAACCTAAAAAGGGCTACCTATCCTTTGCGTTTCTTATAGCCGTTTTGGGGGTGGTCGTTGGAGTGGCCGCCCTGATAGTTGTCAATGCAGTAATGACGGGATTTCAGGATGCAATAAAGGAGAGGTTACTTTCAGCAAATGCAGACATCATCGTAATGAGGAGGGGAGGAGCTCCCTTTGTTAAGTACAGGTATGCAGAGAGGAAAATATCTGAAATTCCCCACGTTGTAGGAACTGAACCCTTCATCTACGTTCCCGTTATGGCTACAACGGGAAGGGCTGACACTGCATCAAGTGCCTCATTGAGGGGATGTGTACCTGAGAAGGAGCCAAAGGTTACCTCAATCCCAAAACACATAGTACTTGGAGATTGGGAGCTCTTTAAAAGAAACCCTAGTGGAGTTGTGATAGGAAGGCAGCTTGCCGATACTTTGGGAGTAACACTTGGAGACCAGATAAAGTTGATTTCACCGATAGGAAGGAAAACACCCTTTGGCGTCTTTCCAAGAACTGCTACCTACACAGTTGTCGGAATATTTGAAGTGGGAATGTACCAGTTTGACTCATCCTTAGTCCTTGCCCATATAGAGACTGTCAGAAGGGATTTCGGATTTGGAGACTTAGTCACAGGAATAATGGTAAAGGTTGATAAGTTGGAAAGTGTTAAAGGAGTTGAAAAGGAAATAGAGAAAACACTTGGAAAGGACTACGTTGCTGAGGATTGGATTTCACTTAACAAGAGTCTCTTTTCAGCCCTGAAGCTTGAAAAACTTGCAATGTTTTTAATCCTAACCCTCATAGTAATAGTTGCCTCCTTCAACATATCGAGTCTTTTAATGATGAACGTGAACAACAGGGCAAGGGAGATAGCAATACTGAAAACTGTTGGAGCTCTAAACGGCTTCATCCTAAAAGTCTTCGTTCTCCAGGGCTTCTTTATAGGGCTGATAGGAACGGCAATTGGAGAAGTACTGGGAATAGGAATTTCCATTTTTGGGGAAAAGTACAAACTAATACCCCTTCCTCCAGACGTTTACTACATAGACCACCTTCCCTTTAAACTTCACCTAACAGACTGTTTGGTTGCAGCTGCTGCAGCTATATTAATCAGTACAGTAGCAACAATCTACCCGGCGCTGAGGGCAGCAAAAACAGACCCTGTGAAAGTTCTTAGGATGGGAGAAGACTAA
- a CDS encoding N-acetyltransferase: MKGKIRKARISDAEEIQFLINEYAKQGLMLPKTLQSIFEDIREFWVYEEDGKILGSCALKIFWDDLAEVRSLAVAPEHTKKGIGTALVKAALEEAKELGIPRVFTLTYQVGFFEKLGFKVIDKEKLPQKIWRDCINCVKFPNCDETALEINLLERKNDTRRTVKSDKERNG, encoded by the coding sequence TTGAAGGGAAAAATTAGAAAGGCAAGGATAAGCGATGCTGAGGAAATTCAGTTCTTAATTAACGAGTATGCTAAACAGGGCCTTATGCTTCCAAAGACGCTTCAGAGTATCTTTGAGGATATAAGGGAGTTCTGGGTTTACGAGGAGGATGGAAAGATACTCGGTAGCTGTGCCCTAAAAATTTTCTGGGATGACCTTGCAGAGGTTCGCTCTTTAGCGGTCGCTCCAGAGCACACGAAAAAGGGAATAGGAACTGCCCTTGTGAAAGCAGCCCTTGAGGAGGCTAAGGAGCTTGGAATCCCAAGGGTTTTTACACTAACTTATCAGGTTGGATTTTTCGAAAAGTTGGGATTTAAAGTTATTGATAAGGAAAAACTACCCCAGAAAATCTGGAGGGACTGTATAAACTGTGTAAAATTCCCAAACTGCGACGAAACTGCTTTGGAAATAAATCTCTTGGAGAGGAAGAATGACACCAGAAGAACAGTTAAAAGTGATAAAGAGAGGAACGGCTGA